A genomic window from Streptomyces sp. HUAS YS2 includes:
- a CDS encoding cation acetate symporter produces the protein MSSTFEAATPLAVLAAGNATSEHRPLIITLFGAFVVATLCITVWAGRQTRSAADFYAGGRQFTGFQNGLAISGDYMSAASFLGIAGAIALFGYDGFLYSIGFLVAWLVALLLVAEPLRNSGRFTMGDVLAYRMRQRPVRTAAGTSTIVVSIFYLLAQMAGAGVLVSLLLGITSDGGKVAIVALVGVLMIVYVTIGGMKGTTWVQMVKAVLLIAGTLLITFLILLKFDFNLSELLGAAATNSGKGAAFLEPGLKYGATAISKLDFISLGIALVLGTAGLPHILIRFYTVPTAKAARKSVNWAIGIIGAFYLMTIVLGFGAAALLKNSDIIASNKAGNTAAPLAALEVGGGAGSTGGAILLAVISAVAFATILAVVAGLTLASSSSFAHDIYANVIRRGKATEQEEVRAARWATVLIGIVSIALGALARDLNVAGLVALAFAVAASANLPTILYSLFWKRFTTSGALWSIYGGLISAVVLVLFSPVVSGKPTSMFKEVDFYWFPLENPGIVSIPLGFLLGWLGSVLSKEKPDAGKYAELEVKSLTGVGAH, from the coding sequence ATGAGCAGCACCTTCGAGGCCGCCACGCCCCTCGCCGTACTCGCCGCCGGGAACGCCACCTCCGAGCACCGGCCGCTGATCATCACCCTCTTCGGGGCCTTCGTCGTCGCCACCCTGTGCATCACGGTGTGGGCGGGCCGGCAGACCCGCAGCGCGGCCGACTTCTATGCCGGCGGCCGCCAGTTCACCGGCTTCCAGAACGGCCTCGCCATCTCCGGCGACTACATGTCCGCCGCGTCCTTCCTCGGCATCGCCGGCGCCATCGCCCTCTTCGGTTACGACGGCTTCCTCTACTCCATCGGCTTCCTCGTCGCCTGGCTGGTCGCCCTGCTCCTGGTCGCCGAGCCGCTGCGCAACTCCGGCCGCTTCACCATGGGCGACGTGCTCGCCTACCGGATGCGCCAGCGCCCGGTCCGCACCGCCGCCGGCACCTCCACCATCGTCGTCTCGATCTTCTACCTGCTCGCCCAGATGGCCGGCGCCGGCGTCCTCGTCTCGCTGCTGCTCGGCATCACCAGCGACGGCGGCAAGGTCGCCATCGTCGCCCTGGTCGGCGTGCTGATGATCGTGTACGTCACCATCGGCGGCATGAAGGGCACCACCTGGGTGCAGATGGTCAAAGCCGTGCTCCTGATCGCCGGCACGCTCCTGATCACCTTCCTCATCCTGCTGAAGTTCGACTTCAACCTCTCCGAGCTGCTCGGCGCCGCCGCGACCAACAGCGGCAAGGGCGCCGCGTTCCTGGAGCCGGGCCTGAAGTACGGCGCCACCGCCATCTCGAAGCTGGACTTCATCTCGCTCGGCATCGCCCTCGTCCTCGGCACCGCCGGCCTGCCGCACATCCTGATCCGCTTCTACACGGTGCCCACTGCCAAGGCGGCCCGGAAGTCCGTCAACTGGGCCATCGGCATCATCGGCGCCTTCTACCTGATGACGATCGTGCTCGGCTTCGGCGCGGCGGCCCTGCTCAAGAACAGCGACATCATCGCCTCCAACAAGGCGGGCAACACCGCCGCCCCGCTCGCCGCCCTCGAGGTCGGCGGCGGCGCGGGCTCCACCGGCGGCGCGATCCTGCTCGCCGTCATCTCGGCCGTCGCCTTCGCGACCATCCTCGCCGTGGTCGCCGGTCTGACCCTCGCCTCGTCCTCGTCCTTCGCGCACGACATCTACGCCAACGTGATCAGGCGCGGCAAGGCCACCGAGCAGGAGGAGGTCCGGGCCGCCCGCTGGGCGACCGTCCTCATCGGCATCGTCTCGATCGCGCTCGGCGCGCTCGCCCGCGACCTCAACGTCGCCGGCCTGGTCGCCCTCGCCTTCGCCGTCGCCGCCTCCGCCAACCTGCCGACGATCCTCTACAGCCTGTTCTGGAAGCGGTTCACCACCAGCGGCGCGCTCTGGTCCATCTACGGCGGTCTGATCTCCGCGGTCGTCCTCGTGCTGTTCTCGCCGGTCGTCTCCGGCAAGCCCACGTCGATGTTCAAGGAGGTGGACTTCTACTGGTTCCCGCTGGAGAACCCGGGCATCGTCTCCATCCCGCTCGGCTTCCTGCTCGGCTGGCTCGGCTCCGTCCTGTCCAAGGAGAAGCCGGACGCGGGCAAGTACGCGGAGCTCGAGGTCAAGTCGCTGACCGGCGTCGGAGCGCACTGA
- the moaA gene encoding GTP 3',8-cyclase MoaA: MLIDTYGRVATDLRVSLTDRCNLRCTYCMPEEGLQWLAKPDLLTDDEIVRLIRIAVTDLGVTEVRFTGGEPLLRPGLVGIVERCAALEPRPRMSLTTNGIGLKRTATALKAAGLDRVNVSLDTLRPDVFKTLTRRDRHHDVLDGMAAARDAGLTPVKVNAVLMPGLNDDEAPDLLAWAMENEYELRFIEQMPLDAQHGWKRDGMITAGDILESLRTRFTLTPEGADERGSAPAERWVVDGGPHTVGVIASVTRPFCRACDRTRLTADGQVRTCLFATEETDLRAALRSDDTTDAEVARLWKQAMWGKKAGSGLDDPSFLQPERPMSAIGG, encoded by the coding sequence GTGCTCATCGACACCTACGGCCGTGTGGCCACCGACCTGCGCGTGTCGCTGACCGACCGGTGCAACCTCCGCTGTACGTACTGCATGCCCGAGGAGGGCCTGCAGTGGCTGGCCAAGCCAGACCTGCTCACCGACGACGAGATCGTCCGGCTGATCCGCATCGCGGTCACCGACCTCGGCGTCACCGAGGTCCGCTTCACCGGTGGTGAGCCGCTGCTGCGCCCCGGTCTGGTCGGCATCGTCGAGCGCTGCGCGGCCCTGGAGCCGCGCCCCAGGATGTCCCTGACCACCAACGGCATCGGTCTCAAGCGCACCGCCACCGCCCTGAAGGCCGCCGGTCTCGACCGGGTCAACGTCTCCCTCGACACGCTGCGCCCCGACGTCTTCAAGACCCTGACCCGCCGCGACCGTCACCACGACGTGCTGGACGGCATGGCCGCCGCCCGGGACGCCGGGCTCACCCCGGTCAAGGTCAACGCGGTCCTGATGCCCGGACTCAACGACGACGAGGCCCCCGACCTGCTCGCCTGGGCCATGGAGAACGAGTACGAGCTCCGGTTCATCGAGCAGATGCCGCTCGACGCCCAGCACGGCTGGAAGCGCGACGGCATGATCACCGCCGGGGACATCCTGGAGTCGCTGCGCACCCGCTTCACCCTCACCCCCGAGGGCGCCGACGAGCGCGGCTCCGCGCCCGCCGAGCGCTGGGTGGTCGACGGCGGACCGCACACCGTCGGCGTGATCGCCTCCGTCACCCGCCCGTTCTGCCGGGCCTGCGACCGGACCCGGCTCACCGCCGACGGCCAGGTGCGTACCTGCCTGTTCGCCACCGAGGAGACGGACCTGCGGGCGGCCCTGCGCTCGGACGACACCACGGACGCCGAGGTCGCCCGACTCTGGAAGCAGGCGATGTGGGGGAAGAAGGCCGGTTCCGGTCTGGACGACCCGAGCTTCCTGCAGCCCGAGCGCCCGATGTCAGCGATCGGCGGCTGA
- a CDS encoding DUF3099 domain-containing protein has translation MRTHGKDEVFRITGARKGLDEDVRGRQRRYVISMTVRTISVILAAVLWNVERHVAFVALALGLLLPYIAVVIANAGRESAPTLPSTFVMAPSRPMLEERTADEPAGEPAGNAADAPADQPSDSPDEKLKKSSDQS, from the coding sequence ATGCGGACGCACGGAAAAGACGAGGTCTTCCGGATCACCGGCGCCCGCAAGGGTCTGGACGAGGACGTACGGGGCCGGCAGCGCCGCTACGTGATCTCGATGACGGTGCGCACCATCTCGGTGATCCTGGCGGCGGTGCTGTGGAACGTGGAACGGCATGTGGCGTTCGTGGCGCTGGCGCTGGGCCTGCTGCTGCCGTACATCGCCGTGGTGATCGCGAACGCGGGCCGCGAGTCGGCGCCCACCCTGCCCTCGACCTTCGTGATGGCGCCGAGCCGTCCGATGCTCGAGGAGAGGACCGCCGACGAGCCGGCCGGCGAGCCCGCCGGCAACGCCGCGGACGCGCCTGCCGATCAGCCCTCCGACAGCCCCGACGAGAAGCTCAAGAAAAGCTCAGATCAATCATGA
- a CDS encoding GlsB/YeaQ/YmgE family stress response membrane protein produces MGWLWAIIVGFVLGLIAKAILPGKQQIPLWLTTVFGILGSVLGNAVATWIGVNETKGIDWTRHLLQLLGAIAVVGLGDMLWVQLKGNKRTA; encoded by the coding sequence ATGGGCTGGTTGTGGGCGATCATCGTGGGATTCGTCCTCGGCCTGATCGCGAAGGCGATCCTGCCGGGGAAGCAGCAGATCCCGCTGTGGCTGACGACCGTGTTCGGCATTCTCGGCAGCGTTCTCGGTAACGCCGTCGCGACCTGGATCGGTGTCAACGAGACGAAGGGCATCGACTGGACACGCCACCTCCTCCAGCTGCTGGGTGCGATCGCGGTGGTGGGCCTGGGCGACATGCTGTGGGTCCAGCTCAAGGGCAACAAACGGACCGCCTGA
- the tyrS gene encoding tyrosine--tRNA ligase yields MTDIVEELKWRGLFAQSTDEDALRKALADGPVTFYCGFDPTAASLHVGHLVQVLTVRRLQQAGHRPLALVGGATGQIGDPRPTAERTLNDPETVANWVNRLRGQIEPYLSFEGENAAIMVNNLDWTAGMSAIEFLRDIGKHFRVNKMLTKDSVARRLESEQGISYTEFSYQLLQGMDFLELYRRYGCTLQQGGSDQWGNLVAGLDLIHRMEPDAVVHALATPLMTKADGTKFGKTEGGAVWLDPEMTTPYAFYQFWLNVDDRDITRYMRILSFKSREELEELERITEERPQARTAQRALAEELTALVHGADQCAAVIAASKALFGQGELADLDEATLAAALSELPHAKVTELGQVVDLFTEVGLAPSRSAARRTVKEGGAYVNNVKVTAEDAEVAAEELLHGRWLVLRRGKKNLAAIEFAGA; encoded by the coding sequence GTGACGGACATCGTCGAGGAGCTGAAGTGGCGCGGGCTGTTCGCCCAGTCCACCGACGAGGACGCTTTGCGCAAGGCTCTCGCGGACGGTCCCGTCACGTTCTATTGCGGCTTCGACCCGACCGCCGCCAGTCTCCACGTCGGCCACCTGGTCCAGGTGCTCACCGTCCGCCGGCTCCAGCAGGCCGGGCACCGGCCGCTGGCGCTGGTCGGCGGGGCGACCGGCCAGATCGGCGACCCGCGTCCCACCGCCGAGCGCACCCTGAACGACCCGGAGACGGTCGCGAACTGGGTGAACCGGCTGCGCGGCCAGATCGAGCCGTACCTCTCCTTCGAGGGCGAGAACGCCGCGATCATGGTGAACAACCTGGACTGGACCGCCGGCATGTCGGCGATCGAGTTCCTGCGGGACATCGGCAAGCACTTCCGGGTCAACAAGATGCTGACCAAGGACTCGGTCGCGCGGCGGCTCGAGTCCGAGCAGGGCATCAGCTACACCGAGTTCAGCTACCAGCTGCTCCAGGGCATGGACTTCCTGGAGCTGTACCGGCGCTACGGCTGCACGCTGCAGCAGGGCGGTTCCGACCAGTGGGGCAACCTGGTGGCCGGCCTCGACCTGATCCACCGCATGGAGCCGGACGCGGTCGTGCACGCGCTGGCGACGCCGCTGATGACGAAGGCGGACGGCACCAAGTTCGGCAAGACCGAGGGCGGCGCCGTCTGGCTCGACCCGGAGATGACCACGCCGTACGCGTTCTACCAGTTCTGGCTGAACGTGGACGACCGGGACATCACCCGGTACATGCGCATCCTCTCCTTCAAGTCCCGTGAGGAGCTGGAGGAGCTGGAGCGCATCACCGAGGAGCGGCCGCAGGCCCGCACCGCGCAGCGCGCGCTGGCCGAGGAGCTGACCGCGCTGGTGCACGGCGCCGACCAGTGCGCGGCCGTGATCGCCGCGTCGAAGGCGCTGTTCGGCCAGGGCGAGCTGGCGGACCTGGACGAGGCGACGCTGGCGGCGGCGCTCTCGGAGCTGCCGCACGCGAAGGTCACCGAGCTGGGTCAGGTCGTGGACCTGTTCACCGAGGTCGGTCTCGCACCGAGCAGGTCGGCGGCGCGGCGCACGGTGAAGGAGGGCGGGGCGTACGTGAACAACGTGAAGGTCACCGCCGAGGACGCCGAGGTCGCGGCGGAGGAGCTGCTGCACGGCCGCTGGCTGGTGCTGCGGCGGGGCAAGAAGAACCTGGCGGCGATCGAGTTCGCCGGGGCCTGA
- a CDS encoding metallopeptidase TldD-related protein, whose protein sequence is MSSRITKPYEIVERALELSRADGCVVIADEESSANLRWAGNALTTNGVTRGRTLTVVATVDGAQGTASGVVSRSAVTADDLEPLVRAAEEAARAAGPAEDAQPLVAGVPASPDFTDAPAETSSAVFADFAPALGEAFARARAGSRELYGFANHELTSTYLGTSTGLRLRHDQPKGTLELNAKSPDRTRSAWAGRATRDFKDVDPAALDAELATRLGWAQRRLELPAGRYETLLPPTAVADLLIYQFWSSAARDAVEGRTVFSKPGGGTRIGETLSPLPLTLRSDPNEPGLESAPFVIAHASGDDSSVFDNGLPLAPTDWVREGTLEHLTTTRHSAGLTRLPVAPAIGNLVLDGGGERSLDEMVAATERGLLLTCLWYIREVDPATLLLTGLTRDGVYLVENGEVVGEVNNFRFNESPVDLLSRASEAGRTEKTLPREWSDWFTRAAMPALRVPDFNMSSVSKGV, encoded by the coding sequence ATGAGCTCTCGGATCACCAAGCCGTACGAGATCGTCGAGCGCGCCCTGGAGCTGTCGCGCGCGGACGGATGCGTCGTCATCGCGGACGAGGAGTCGAGCGCCAACCTGCGCTGGGCCGGGAACGCGCTGACCACCAACGGCGTCACCCGCGGCCGCACGCTCACCGTGGTCGCCACGGTCGACGGTGCGCAGGGCACCGCCTCCGGCGTCGTGTCCCGGTCGGCCGTCACGGCGGACGACCTGGAGCCGCTGGTGCGGGCGGCCGAGGAGGCCGCGCGGGCCGCGGGGCCCGCGGAGGACGCCCAGCCGCTGGTCGCGGGCGTGCCCGCGTCCCCCGACTTCACCGACGCGCCCGCCGAGACGTCCTCGGCCGTGTTCGCGGACTTCGCGCCCGCCCTCGGCGAGGCGTTCGCCCGGGCCCGGGCCGGCAGCCGGGAGCTGTACGGCTTCGCCAACCACGAGCTGACCTCCACGTACCTGGGCACGTCGACGGGGCTGCGGCTCCGGCACGACCAGCCGAAGGGCACTCTGGAGCTGAACGCCAAGTCGCCCGACCGCACCCGCTCGGCCTGGGCCGGCCGGGCGACCCGGGACTTCAAGGACGTCGACCCGGCGGCCCTGGACGCCGAGCTGGCGACCCGGCTCGGCTGGGCGCAGCGCCGCTTGGAGCTGCCCGCCGGGCGGTACGAGACGCTGCTGCCGCCGACCGCCGTCGCCGACCTGCTGATCTACCAGTTCTGGTCGTCGGCCGCCCGGGACGCCGTGGAGGGCCGTACCGTCTTCTCCAAGCCCGGCGGCGGCACCCGGATCGGCGAGACGCTCTCGCCGCTGCCGCTGACCCTGCGCTCCGACCCGAACGAGCCGGGCCTGGAGTCCGCGCCGTTCGTGATCGCCCACGCGTCCGGCGACGACTCCTCGGTCTTCGACAACGGCCTGCCGCTCGCGCCGACGGACTGGGTGCGGGAAGGGACGCTGGAGCACCTGACGACGACCCGGCACAGCGCGGGCCTCACCCGGTTGCCCGTCGCCCCTGCGATCGGCAACCTGGTCCTGGACGGCGGTGGCGAGCGGTCGCTCGACGAGATGGTCGCCGCCACCGAGCGCGGTCTGCTGCTGACCTGCCTCTGGTACATCCGCGAGGTCGACCCGGCGACGCTGCTGCTGACCGGGCTGACCCGGGACGGCGTCTACCTGGTCGAGAACGGCGAGGTGGTCGGCGAGGTGAACAACTTCCGGTTCAACGAGTCGCCGGTGGACCTGCTGTCGCGGGCCTCCGAGGCGGGGCGGACCGAGAAGACGCTGCCGCGCGAGTGGAGCGACTGGTTCACCCGGGCCGCGATGCCCGCCCTGCGGGTGCCGGACTTCAACATGAGCTCGGTCAGCAAGGGAGTCTGA
- a CDS encoding TldD/PmbA family protein has protein sequence MPSGTHSLDEAFTALPLRALADAALARARALGATHADFRLERVRSASWRLRDAKPAGSSDTTDLGYAVRVVHGGAWGFASGVDLTMDAAARVASQAVAMAQLSAKIISAAGSDERVELAEEPVHAEKTWISSYEINPFDVPGEEKSALLADWSARLLGAEGVAHVDASLMTVQENKFYADTAGTVTTQQRVRLHPQLTAVAVDGTTGEFDSMRTIAPPVGRGWEYLTGTGWDWDAELEEIPGLLAEKMRAPSVEAGRYDLVVDPSNLWLTIHESIGHATELDRALGYEAAYAGTSFATFDQLGKLTYGSPIMNVTGDRTAEHGLATIGYDDEGVQAQSWDLVKDGTLVGYQLDRRIAKLTGLGRSNGCAFADSPGHVPVQRMANVSLQPDPGGLSTEDLIGGVERGIYVVGDRSWSIDMQRYNFQFTGQRFFRIENGRLAGQLRDVAYQATTTDFWGSMEKVGGPQTYVLGGAFNCGKAQPGQVAAVSHGCPSALFRGVNILNTTQEAGR, from the coding sequence GTGCCATCTGGGACCCATTCCCTCGACGAAGCCTTCACGGCGCTGCCGCTGCGGGCACTCGCCGACGCGGCGCTCGCGCGGGCGCGCGCGCTCGGCGCGACGCATGCCGATTTCCGCCTGGAGCGGGTGCGCAGCGCCTCCTGGCGGCTCCGGGACGCCAAGCCCGCGGGCTCCTCGGACACCACGGATCTCGGGTACGCGGTGCGGGTGGTGCACGGCGGCGCCTGGGGGTTCGCGTCCGGGGTCGACCTGACCATGGACGCGGCGGCGCGGGTCGCCTCGCAGGCGGTGGCGATGGCCCAGCTGTCCGCGAAGATCATCTCCGCGGCGGGGTCCGATGAGCGCGTGGAGCTGGCCGAGGAGCCGGTGCACGCGGAGAAGACGTGGATCTCGTCGTACGAGATCAACCCGTTCGACGTGCCCGGCGAGGAGAAGAGCGCGCTGCTCGCCGACTGGAGCGCGCGGCTGCTGGGCGCCGAGGGCGTGGCGCACGTGGACGCGTCGCTGATGACCGTCCAGGAGAACAAGTTCTACGCGGACACGGCGGGCACCGTGACCACGCAGCAGCGGGTCCGGTTGCACCCGCAGCTGACCGCCGTCGCGGTGGACGGGACGACCGGCGAGTTCGACTCGATGCGGACGATCGCGCCGCCGGTCGGGCGCGGCTGGGAGTACCTGACCGGCACCGGGTGGGACTGGGACGCGGAGCTGGAGGAGATCCCCGGCCTGCTCGCCGAGAAGATGCGCGCGCCGAGCGTCGAGGCGGGGCGGTACGACCTGGTCGTCGACCCGTCGAACCTGTGGCTGACGATCCACGAGTCGATCGGTCACGCGACCGAGCTGGACCGGGCGCTGGGCTACGAGGCGGCGTACGCGGGCACCTCGTTCGCCACCTTCGACCAGCTCGGCAAGCTGACGTACGGCTCGCCGATCATGAACGTCACGGGCGACAGGACCGCCGAGCACGGCCTCGCGACCATCGGGTACGACGACGAGGGCGTCCAGGCTCAGAGCTGGGACCTGGTGAAGGACGGCACGCTGGTCGGCTACCAGCTCGACCGGCGGATCGCGAAGCTGACCGGCCTGGGCCGGTCCAACGGCTGCGCGTTCGCGGACTCCCCCGGCCATGTGCCGGTGCAGCGGATGGCGAACGTGTCGCTGCAGCCGGACCCGGGCGGGCTCTCCACGGAGGATCTGATCGGGGGTGTGGAGCGCGGCATCTACGTGGTCGGCGACCGGTCGTGGTCGATCGACATGCAGCGCTACAACTTCCAGTTCACCGGGCAGCGCTTCTTCCGCATCGAGAACGGCCGGCTGGCCGGTCAGCTGCGGGACGTCGCGTACCAGGCGACGACGACGGACTTCTGGGGCTCGATGGAGAAGGTCGGCGGCCCGCAGACGTACGTCCTGGGCGGCGCCTTCAACTGCGGCAAGGCCCAGCCGGGCCAGGTCGCCGCGGTCTCCCACGGCTGCCCCTCCGCCCTCTTCCGGGGCGTGAACATTCTGAACACCACGCAGGAGGCGGGGCGATGA
- the fabG gene encoding 3-oxoacyl-[acyl-carrier-protein] reductase has product MSRSVLVTGGNRGIGLAIARAFAEAGDKVAITYRTGEPPAALTELGCLAVKCDITDTEQVEQAYKEIEEKHGPVEVLVANAGVTKDQLLMRMSEEDFTSVLDTNLTGTFRVVKRANRGMLRAKKGRVVLISSVVGLLGSAGQANYAASKAGLVGFARSLARELGSRNITFNVVAPGFVDTDMTKVLTDDQRAGIVSQVPLGRYAQPEEIAAAVRFLASDDASYITGAVIPVDGGLGMGH; this is encoded by the coding sequence TTGAGCCGCTCGGTTCTCGTCACCGGAGGAAACCGGGGCATCGGCCTCGCCATCGCCCGCGCTTTCGCCGAGGCCGGCGACAAGGTCGCCATCACGTACCGGACCGGGGAGCCGCCGGCCGCTCTGACCGAGCTCGGCTGCCTCGCCGTCAAGTGCGACATCACCGACACCGAGCAGGTGGAGCAGGCCTACAAGGAGATCGAGGAGAAGCACGGTCCGGTGGAGGTGCTGGTGGCCAACGCCGGCGTCACCAAGGACCAGTTGCTGATGCGGATGTCCGAGGAGGACTTCACGTCCGTCCTCGACACCAACCTCACCGGCACCTTCCGGGTCGTGAAGCGGGCCAACCGCGGCATGCTCCGTGCCAAGAAGGGCCGCGTCGTCCTGATCTCCTCGGTCGTCGGACTGCTCGGCTCCGCCGGGCAGGCGAACTACGCCGCCTCGAAGGCCGGCCTGGTCGGCTTCGCCCGTTCCCTCGCCCGTGAGCTGGGTTCGCGCAACATCACGTTCAACGTCGTCGCGCCCGGTTTCGTCGACACCGACATGACCAAGGTGCTCACCGACGACCAGCGCGCGGGCATCGTGTCCCAGGTTCCGCTGGGTCGCTACGCGCAGCCGGAGGAGATCGCCGCCGCGGTCAGGTTCCTCGCCTCCGACGACGCCTCGTACATCACTGGAGCCGTCATCCCGGTTGACGGCGGATTGGGCATGGGTCACTGA
- the fabI gene encoding enoyl-ACP reductase FabI yields MSGILEGKRILITGVLMESSIAFHAAKLAQEQGAEIILTAWPRPTLTERIAKKLPKPENVKVLELDVSNDEHLARLEGQVREHLGDRIDGIVHSIGFAPQDALGGNFLNTPFESVATAMHVSAFSLKSLTMALLPLMSEGGSVVGLTFDAKFAWPQYDWMGPAKAALEATNRYMARDLGKQEIRCNLVSAGPLGSMAAKSIPGFGELASVWDSRSPLEWDLSDPEPAGKAIVALLSDWFPKTTGEIIHVDGGLHAIGA; encoded by the coding sequence ATGAGCGGAATTCTCGAAGGCAAGCGCATTCTGATCACCGGCGTGCTGATGGAGTCCTCCATCGCGTTCCACGCCGCGAAGCTGGCCCAGGAGCAGGGCGCGGAGATCATCCTCACCGCCTGGCCCCGGCCCACGCTGACCGAGCGCATCGCCAAGAAGCTCCCCAAGCCCGAGAACGTCAAGGTCCTCGAGCTCGACGTCTCCAACGACGAGCACCTCGCCCGCCTGGAGGGCCAGGTCCGCGAGCACCTGGGCGACCGCATCGACGGCATCGTCCACTCCATCGGCTTCGCCCCGCAGGACGCGCTCGGCGGCAACTTCCTCAACACGCCGTTCGAGTCGGTCGCCACCGCCATGCACGTCTCGGCCTTCTCGCTGAAGTCCCTGACCATGGCGCTGCTGCCGCTGATGAGCGAGGGCGGTTCCGTCGTCGGCCTCACCTTCGACGCGAAGTTCGCCTGGCCGCAGTACGACTGGATGGGTCCGGCCAAGGCCGCCCTGGAGGCCACCAACCGCTACATGGCCCGCGACCTCGGCAAGCAGGAGATCCGCTGCAACCTGGTCTCCGCCGGCCCGCTCGGCTCCATGGCCGCCAAGTCCATCCCGGGCTTCGGCGAGCTGGCGAGCGTCTGGGACTCCCGCTCCCCGCTGGAGTGGGACCTGTCCGACCCGGAGCCGGCCGGCAAGGCCATCGTCGCCCTGCTGAGCGACTGGTTCCCGAAGACGACCGGCGAGATCATCCACGTCGACGGCGGCCTGCACGCCATCGGCGCGTAG
- a CDS encoding FadR/GntR family transcriptional regulator has translation MALSSPRRSALSDQVIAQLRNQITSGEWPVGSRIPTEPELVEQLGVARNTVREAVRALAHNGLLDIRQGSGTYVLATSELAGVMHRRFAGSDPRHVAEVRSTLESSAARLAAERRTERDVRQLETLLARREEAWASGDAERFVTTDATFHHAVVAASHNDVLTGLYADLGDLLRDWLREDVGEVLRPENHMDHGRLVAAIRAGDGDTAAAEAASYPFMCLRSPAQAGG, from the coding sequence ATGGCGCTCAGCTCGCCCCGGCGTTCCGCGCTGTCGGACCAGGTGATCGCGCAACTGCGGAACCAGATCACGTCCGGCGAGTGGCCGGTGGGCTCGCGCATCCCGACGGAGCCCGAGCTGGTCGAGCAGTTGGGCGTGGCCCGCAACACCGTGCGCGAGGCGGTCCGCGCGCTCGCGCACAACGGGCTGCTCGACATCCGCCAGGGCTCGGGCACGTACGTCCTCGCGACCAGCGAGCTGGCCGGGGTGATGCACCGGCGGTTCGCCGGTTCGGACCCGCGGCACGTCGCCGAGGTGCGGTCGACGCTGGAGTCCTCGGCGGCGCGGCTCGCCGCGGAGCGGCGCACCGAGCGGGACGTACGGCAGCTGGAGACGCTGCTCGCGCGACGCGAGGAGGCGTGGGCGTCGGGCGACGCGGAGCGGTTCGTGACGACGGACGCGACCTTCCACCACGCGGTGGTGGCGGCCTCCCACAACGACGTGCTGACCGGCCTCTACGCGGACCTCGGGGATCTCCTGCGGGACTGGCTGCGCGAGGACGTGGGTGAGGTGCTGCGGCCGGAGAACCACATGGATCACGGGCGTCTGGTGGCCGCGATCCGGGCCGGAGACGGGGACACGGCGGCGGCCGAGGCGGCGAGCTACCCGTTCATGTGCCTGCGGAGTCCCGCTCAGGCTGGTGGGTGA